One part of the Lytechinus pictus isolate F3 Inbred chromosome 3, Lp3.0, whole genome shotgun sequence genome encodes these proteins:
- the LOC129255543 gene encoding actin nucleation-promoting factor WASL-like: MDPRKPINFEVKRSKVKVTDRFSPYPAAVLSVATAVAQVYFYENGWNKKYCGVTSFVKDNEKRSYFIRIFDLQSGRMLWEQELYNQFKYDTPESFFHMFATDHCWAGLNFADEVEASGFKRVINDKIQRRQQRRQEKRRPAPSTPNPAPTPQNVQAPSHATQPGGPQSSANSKRRASSSSKDDKKKDKSGGRKKLTKADIGLPSGFKHVSHVGWDPEKGFNVDEMDPQVKGWFNTIGVSDDQLKDQNTAKFIRNFIDQHGGLDALKEDAERLGEEDFIQSLGGNPMAALGGGRASSAPPPPPPSRGSHIPPPPPPSRTPGPPLPNRPPAPPPPGNTRGPPPPAPPPSRGYPSAPPTSRGLPPPPPPQSQYNAPPAPPPTRPMTSAPPPPPPPPSAPMPPPMNGSAPPPPPPPPSAPMGGSGGGSAGRGGLLDQIQQGTTLKKVDPSENPKPAPTGRGALLDQIRGGYNLKKVTQAEKEESPVSTPNTGLGAALFQALQFRANAIQDEPDGSDSEEFDEDEWDED, translated from the exons atggatcccaggaagcctatcaattttgaggtcaaaaggtcaaaggtcaaggtcactgACAGGTTTTCACCTTACCctgctgcagtcctt AGTGTTGCTACTGCAGTTGCTCAGGTGTACTTCTATGAGAACGGCTGGAACAAGAAATACTGCGGCGTGACCAGCTTTGTGAAAGACAACGAGAAGCGATCATATTTCATTAGAATTTTTGACCTGCAA agTGGACGGATGTTATGGGAACAGGAACTCTATAATCAGTTTAAATATGATACTCCGGAGTCTTTCTTTCATATGTTTGCCACAGAC CATTGTTGGGCCGGGTTGAACTTTGCAGATGAGGTTGAGGCCAGTGGTTTTAAGCGGGTGATTAATGACAAGATCCAACGTAGACAGCAAAGGAGACAAG AAAAAAGACGTCCTGCCCCATCCACACCAAATCCAGCTCCTACACCTCAGAATGTACAGGCGCCCTCACATG caaccCAACCAGGCGGTCCCCAGTCAAGCGCAAACTCAAAACGCAGAG cCTCTAGCTCAAGCAAAGATGACAAGAAAAAAGACAAGTCTGGAGGAAGAAAGAAACTCACAAAAGCTGATATAGGTCTGCCTTCTGGTTTCAA ACATGTCAGCCATGTGGGATGGGATCCTGAAAAGGGTTTCAAT GTTGATGAGATGGACCCCCAAGTCAAGGGTTGGTTTAACACCATTGGTGTGTCTGATGATCAGCTCAAGGATCAGAACACTGCCAAATTTATCAggaatttcattgatcaacaTGGAGGTCTCGATGCTCTCAAGGAAGATGCTGAGAGATTAGGAG AAGAAGACTTTATACAAAGCTTGGGTG GTAATCCTATGGCAGCATTAGGAGGTGGGAGAGCCAGCAGCGCaccacctcctcctccaccaTCACGAGGAAGCCATATACCCCCTCCACCACCCCCATCGAGAACCCCTGGTCCACCTCTTCCAAACCGGCCTCCTGCACCACCCCCTCCAGGGAACACAAGAGGTCCACCACCTCCTGCCCCACCCCCATCTAGAGGTTATCCATCTGCCCCACCCACATCCCGTggtcttccccctccccctcctccacAGTCGCAATACAATGCTCCTCCTGCTCCACCCCCAACAAGACCCATGACTTCtgctccccctcccccaccaccTCCCCCATCGGCACCAATGCCACCTCCAATGAATGGATCAGCACCCCCTcctccaccccctcccccaagtGCTCCCAtgggtggtagtggtggtggtagtgcaGGGCGTGGTGGACTCCTCGATCAGATACAACAGGGTACGACTCTAAAGAAAGTTGATCCATCAGAGAACCCTAAACCGGCACCAACTGGACGTGGTGCACTATTAGATCAAATCAGAGGTGGTTACAACCTCAAGAAG GTCACACAAGCAGAGAAAGAGGAATCTCCTGTGTCTACACCAAACACTGGATTAGGAGCTGCTCTCTTTCAAGCACTACAATTTAGGGCTAATGCTATACAAG ATGAACCTGATGGATCTGATAGTGAAGAGTTTGATGAAGATGAATGGGATGAGGATTAG